Sequence from the Prunus persica cultivar Lovell chromosome G5, Prunus_persica_NCBIv2, whole genome shotgun sequence genome:
CTGCAACAAGCTCAAGTGTCATAACATCATGAAACTGCTACTAGTCCACCATGTGCATTGCACAGATTTCAATATAAGGTACAATGGGAAAGAATTGTCATTGACATCTAAAAACATAATTGTAATCACTGTATAAAAAGGAATAGATGATTGTCATGAAACAGCAAACATTTGTCGTAAAAACACATCCAATAATAAATTAACTAACTAGTTATTATATGTTCTTCAAAACAGATGACTCACCTTCCCAAACAATATGAACAAATATGTTCAAGACCTAATGATTCTATActtataaaaaagataaaaaggtGTTAGgttatttattcaattatgcATGCTAACCAACTTACTTTCAGATAACCAAACCCAGAAACCCCCTcatcaaaacacaaaaaaaactgAGATACTACTTAATACCAAATATATGAAGTAAAACAAAATCTAGACATGAGGAACAAACAATTGCAGTAAAAACCATAACTTCAGATAGAAAGTTTCTGAGAATCATAACGAAAATAACCTTGGATTCTGTCTGGCCTGGCTTCTCTGCTGCCAACCCTTCCCTTTCCTTCATCTTGTCCTTAGACACCTTCaattaatatgataaatttcaaaacacCAACAAACAGAAAGTGAGCATTGACAACAGAAATATTTCCTGCAATCATATTAGGCCGAAACATCAACGTTTCAAACACCAAGGGAGACCCAAAGCCCCCATTTCTCTGGCACAAGCACAACAAATTTCACCACAAAGATGCATGTAAAGAAAAAAGCCAGtttgaccaaaagaaaaaagaacaacaaAGCCAGTTTCAGGCTTTTAGCTTTGAATCACCGCAAAAATCTCTTCTACGGCAATATCATTTTAAGCAAATATGAAGGTGGTGCGTCCCTTCATTTCGAGTCAATTCCGCTGATAAAAATCATCATCACAGCATAATATACTAACCGATAAATACATTATAGCAAAtgcacacatacatattatacACTAACGACTAAACCAATAAACTATAGAAACACAGGCATGGCTTCTCAGCTGAAATAATGATAACTGAGGCCGGGCAAACATAAAAAGTCTCAATCTTTCACCACAAACATACATATGCAAATgatgatgaaggaaaaagaagggagGTATACCTTATTGGTTTTCCTTCCACGAGGGTGATTAAACTTGCAATTGGAGCCAAACTTACAAGTCCCGGTCTTTAGATGAAAAGAACAATCTCCAGCTTCAGGCCTCACTGGGTAATGATGCCTTCTGCTTTTTTCCTCATTAACAACCCTCTTCTCCACCTCACCACCATTCTCATTCTTattttctcctcctcctccaccgcTCTCTTCGCTCTGTGTCTCgtttccattttcatttccGTTTCCTTCTTCATTTTCGCGCCCACTACAATTCCTCTCGGCCTCTTCTTTACCTTCCACCTTTTCCTTCACACACAATTTATGAATCAGATCAATGATGGCAGGATCGAGTTTCCGAATCACATCAAGGGCAGCAGGGTCGAATTTCTGCTTCTCATCGAGGGCGGCAGGGTCGAATTTCCGAAACTCATCCAGGAATTTCCGAAACTCATCGAGGACGGCAGGGTCGAATTTCCGAATCTCTTCAAGGATGGCAGGATCGACATGGGACGGTTGGCGAGAAACGACGTCGTCGTTATCGGGATTTAGGGGAACCGCGATGTCTTCAGAGAGCTCTGTTACCCTTCCAGATCTCAGATACTTGTAAAGTACGTAAAGCACTGACACTGAGACTGGAAATAGGAGGCGTGCGGCTGGCAACATCCTGATCGTGTTTTTGAGAATGAATCAATGGTGATGCATGAAACTGGGTTGCTGGTTTGCTACCCGGTATATTATGGTTGCACCCAGCAGTGCCAGTCATGCATCCTCACTCATCTATCTCACCACCAGTAGGGCATTGAGTTTTTGAGCTGCCTGCAACTCAATCAAATTTGGGTTTGCTTTCTTGCTTCCCTTCCTTTACAGTTCTGGCTTGTGGAAATTGGGTCTGCGAGTGTTTTGATTGGTAAAGTCAAAGTCATCTGCTTTTTTCCTATGcgaagcagaagcagaagcaggTAATGTTTGCGTTGCTTTTCAGATGTAAAGATGCTTATGAAAAAGTGGAGATTCTCCCATGATAATGCCCTTGTTTGGTTTTTGCAATTTACATTGTTTATCCATGTATTAActgttcttgttttttgcttttcatGCTTAAAGGACATTTCAACTCTCCCAGTGACCAGTCCCACCAATAGGAGAAACACTTGAATGAACGGGCTTGATAACCTTTCCATTTCGCTTACCGTGATTGGGAGAATAACACCATTTCCACTTAGCATATTGTGGTTAGCTggaatagcaaaacagtgaTACCCCAATTTCACACAAGTTTTTCTGCACCAAACAGGAACAGAGCTTGTGGAAAATTCCCATCTTATTTCTAGGGAGTCTCAGTCtactccctctctctctcttcatttgTTGCCATATCTTCCTCCGATGCCTTGACCCACATGTTTAGGAAAGTTCATACTTGGCAGGTTTTGTGAACAtggttttgtcttttttattgGTGAGATTATTTACACATTTAATCAATGTTAAATGCAAGACGATAGCCaatgcataaaataaaacgtCTCCACAAGTTTGATTCATTAACACGTAGCAAATTAAAGATACTTTTGGAATGATGACATCAAACGCaaatttgagaaattgagGGAATAATTCGCAATTAAACTTGTATTTTCTGGTAAAGTGACATAAATAAGAAACAATTTACACGTCCCGTTTCCATTAACACGATTGCAGCATGTGGATGGGGTGGGTGGAAAAGTTCGATAGCACTGTTTTATAaactaaaacaagaaaaagattgCATGTTGCGAATCCTGCGCAAAAATTATTACACAGGCTGCGGATGACTTATAGCATCAGTTCCACTTCTGCTCCCAGCTGTTCCAGCCCCATTCGTAGTCGCCGAGTCACTGAAAGGAAGTTGATGATCAGGACCAGATGTAGTTGAagatgttatatttaacggatGGTCAAATTTACACACTGGCCCAAATTTGCAAATGCCATAGCGACTGTAATGTGTGCAAATGTTCTGATCctggattttgaaaaacaaatttagGAGTGATCAATGGCATGCAATCATGAAAGAGGTACAGCTAGTCAAGAATCTTTATGATTCAGGAGAAAAACCTTTCAATAGCATTTCATCTGTTTTTCATCCATGTATcaacaaagtgaaaaaaacCCTTTCTAAGATCATATTCTAATATTATGAACTGATTGCAAAACGCATGGTCAAAAGAAGGGTGAACTTACCGGTCTCAAAGGGAGGCCCTTGTCACTAAGCGCACATTGGGGGGATACTGCAGTCTGAGTTTTCGGATGGTGATATTTGCAGTTAGATTTAAACTTACAATCACCGGTTCTTAAGAAATAACTGCAAAAAGGTTGGCCAGGTCTTTCCGGGAATTCTTCAGCTTGCTGGTGCTGTGGGTATTGTTTATAGATGTTGGTTTCAGTCATTGAGTTGTTCATAAGATATGGTTGACGTGCGGGCATGCTTCTTTCTGGTAGATATGCTGGGGCCTGAacatgcaaaaaataaaacaatgccAATTAACAAGTTCTGAATGCAGAGATGTCaacaattaaacaaatttataGCATCCGTTCATGGGCATATTATTAGTTTTCTGAGAcagaaatgaatgaaaaagaacatggaaaaaaaaaagttaacataCAAAAAGATCTTGCTTTCTAATACCTGAAAACTGTTAATTGGTATATCAAAGTGATGAAAATGTACCTGATAACCATTCCATTCTGTATTTTGGGAAGGAACCCCTTGAGATGGTGGAATCATCATTGGCATGTAAGGTGGAGTCTCATTCAATGATCTTGGTGCAGACCACGGGGCTACTGTTGATTGTGGCGCACCTTGCAAGGATGCAGGGCCACCATTACCAAATGCGGACGCTGGATCAGATCCTCCGGCAGCTGTAGGATCAGGGTGGTTAAACCTGCAGTTCGATGCATACTTGCAGGATCCGTTTCGCATATAGTAGGGacactctctctccccctgTAACAAGTTAAAGTAAATATTCATAGTAACTGGCTGAGATGTGATAATAGCTCCAACAAACAAAGAGGATAAGCAAAGATAAaatcataattcataaaaatcaTGAATAGATATtcacttttaaaattttgtggaTTAAATCTGTAATTTATACCAGTCGAATTGGCAGACCCAGAAAGTTTAGTTCTACAACTGGAGCTACAGAAGGTTTCCCTTTGCTGTGGCTGTATCTACAAGCTTTTCCATACTTACATCCGCCTGACCTCAAGTAATACTGCAACAAGCTCAAGTGTTATAACATCATGAAACTGTTACTAGTCCACCATTTGAAGATAAGGTAAAAAGGAAAGTATTGTCATTGACATCTGAAACATAAATGCAATTACTATATGAATAGGAATAAGCGActgtcataaaaaaaaaaaaaaacatacaattTTCATGAAAGAATATCCACTAGAAACTAGCTAACTAGTTACTTACTATATAGGTTGGTCAAAGCAGATGACTCACCGTCCCATATATATGGACAAATAAAGTTCAAGACGTAGGGATTCTGTATTCCGCCACAAGATAAAAGATTTtagattatttatttggttatGCATGCCGGCCCAACTTTCAGATAACCCAAACTCAGAAACACCATCACCATAACACTGAATACTAAGAAAATAGATACCAAATACATGTACTAAAGCAAAAACGATTTCAGACATGTTCAATTACAGCGAAAACCATAAGAGTTCCTTAATATCACAACACTAATAACCTTGCATTCTGTCTGGCCTGTCTTATCTCCAAACTCTTCCCTTTCCTTCACCTTGTCCTTAGACCCCTTCAATatgacaaaaaacaaaacaccaacAGAGTGAGAAAACATAGTAGAGATATTCCAGTCATAAAAGGCTAGAAACATTAACATTTCAACACTAAGCCACCGAAAAGTCGCTATTTGTTTGACACAATAATTTCACCAACAAGATGTTTGTTTTCAGCTACAACCATAAGGAAGAGGCAATAAAATGCAAACACAACATGGCTTTGCGGCAGCAGTTGAGCTGAAAATAACTGAAGCTGGGCAAACATAAACAAAGGGTTCCAATCTTTCAACCATACATATGCATATGCTAAAGGCGAAAGAGAAGAGCTATACCTTCCTTTTAACAGGGTGATTAAACTTGCAATTGGACCCAAACTTACAAGACCCGGTCTTCAGATAATAAGAACAGTCTTCAGCTTCAGGCCTCACTGGGTACTGATATCTTCTTCTACTTTCCTCGGCCTTCTTCTCTGCATCACCACCATCCTCACTCTGGTTTTCTCCTCCATCGCTTTGTTCACTCTGCCTCTCACTTTCATTTTCGTTttcgttttcattttcagtttctCGCCCATTAGAACTCTTCTTCTCTacatcctcttcttcttcttcttctttggcaTCCTCCTTCTCTTTCAAATCCAGTTTCTGAAACTCATCAAGGTGATcctccccctcctcctcctcctccttctccttcaaATCCAGCTTCTGAAGCTCATCAAGGACCGCATGATCGAAATCAGACGGTGCGGGATCGGGATCGGAGGAAGAAGGCAGAAACACTAGTTCGGAATGGCTGGGTTGGTGGTGCTCATCGATGTGGTGGTTGTTGTTGGCATCGAGATTTGGGGGAACAGAGATAGCTTCAGAGACTTCCATTCTCCCTCCACATTTCAAAACCCTAACTCTCAGAAAAATAAGACGAAAATGAACTGACTCTGTttgacacagagagagagagagagagaggggttgGTTGGTGTGTAAAAAACGCTTTTGGGagatttgttgaatttttggCGAATAAAACGCTTTTGGAGTTTTGAGCTTTTTTGGGGGATAGACAAACAACGCAATGAATGGCACGTTATTGTTAAATCTGTACAGTGTGTTGGACTGCAGTCATTAATAccaactcttttttctttttggcgtttttttttcccttcataTTTTGGCCGAATCGACATGTCGTTTTTACCAGGGGATCTGACTGTGTCTCATGGGCACAGCAACGCATAATTATCATATCACATGTTGTCACATGGCATGGATTCTTCATTTGAGAAGAGAGCCCTTGAGAAGTGGTATGTTATTGGGTTTGTTCTACAATGATGTCATTGTACAAATACATGTATAAAAGGTATTTTGCTACGGTCCATCCTGCGTGAGCTTAAGTCAGTGAGAGATTGCTAATGGTAAATCAATTGGACATGGGCGCAAGTCAGTGAGTGATTCCTAACGGTAGATGCATTGTGGAGGCTCAACTTAGATCCATGATCAACAATTGGTCCGTCATCCATGCAAGTTACTTCATAGAGGTACCAAGACGGTACAAGTTTTCTCCTTGTTATGAAGATTATGTATATATTCAGTTGTGAAATCGTGAATTTGAATCATACATTCACTAAAAGGTTATGCAGTAAAATGATTAATATCGGTTGTCTAACAATATTACATGTTAAATTGTTTTGAGAAAGCAAGAAAACTACTCGGGCATTCATATAAATACATAGCACATAACTATCTAGATCCGGCAATATAACCTCTCTTGAGCCTGGGATTTGTGAAGAGAAGCCTACAACCAATGTCCTATATGCTGATCATTTGCAGTAATTTGCAAAGAGGCATTGAATGAGATTAGCATTTAAGAGtgaaactaaaataaaattagcatTTGacacttaaaagaaaaatgtgtcCAAGCAATTGCTCTCTTGTTGGAGTAAATGGATGGGTCAAATAAAGGCCCGCGGATAATCAGAATGAATTGTTACTCTGAATTGCAATTACAGGGGAAATCCTAGCCCTATCCTTCACCTACCACTAATTTGTCAATTGAACAACAGATTCATTAGTCATGCTACATGATTACATCtgtcttccttccatcagCAAGTCATCCCCTACTTTTCTTTGCTGAATGTCCAGTCTTCCGCTTATGGCGGCTGAAATCTGAGACAAATCGGAAGGTCTGCCCACACCCTGGCTCAGCACATACATAGGGACGAGCACCTGTGTGAACCCTAATGTGCTCAGTCCGAGCCCATGCCCACTTGAATGTCATCTTGCAGCCCTTCCAAGGGCACCGAAGGGGGCGGTCATCCGTGTGAACTCGACGATGTTGCACCAGATACTTGTGAGAGAAGAATTTCTTTCCGCACCCCTTGACTGGACATATGTTTCTTTTGTGGAGGGCAAGCTCTTGTTTCGAGCCTAGACTCATGGTGCACCCATCAATATCACACGAGAATTCTGCTTCCTCTTCCCTCAATTTTGCATCATTTTGGCCAGCCTGAGACTTCACAGCTGAAACATTCTTTGCCTTTTTCCTAGCCGTTTGTTGCTGCTCTTTTGGTTTGGTTCCAGAGACTTTAATGGGCTTAGGAGCTCTTTTTCTAAGGCGTGTGCTAGGTCCGCCTTCTGCCCCCTCATCAGCATACAAATCAAAGTTCTGCTCAGATTGATTATTTCGGAGCCTAGGTGTCTGTTGCTTCATTTGCTGACCGGTTTGTTGCTTTCTTAGAGTGCGGGTGCCTTGTTTCACAAGAAGAGCAGTTCCTTGTTTCACTTGCCGAGGGGTTTCTCGTCTCATTTTCTGAAGGGTCTCTTGTTGCGTTTGCTTGCTTCGGAGAATCCTCTTGTGCTGCTGAAGAAAATTATCTGTTTCACCCACAGCTGCATCATCTCTCTCAATGAATCTGGCCTGCTTGCTTTTAGAAATACTCCCTCGTTCTTGATGAGAACTAGCCTTGTGAAAATTATCTGTTTCACCCTTAGCTGTCTTGCTTCTAAGGACCCTCCCATGCTGCTGACGAGAACTACCCTCAACTGAATCATCTGAAACCACATCTCTTTCCATATGTTTGGCTTGCTTACTTTTAGCACTCCTCCTATGCTGCTGATGAGATTCAACTCCCACTGAATCATCTGAAACATCATTTCCCTCAATATAATTGGCTTGCTCACACCGAAAATTTCTACCATCTGGCTGATGAGAATCATCTTGCATTGAATCATCTGAAAGAGTAAATTCTGTCTGAACAAACTTGGCTTTCTTGGTTGGACCACTCTCAATATATTCAGCTTGCTTGCTCTTAGGAAACCTCCTCTGCTGCTGATGGGAGTTATCATCTACTGAATAATCTGAAACagcatcttctttctccaaaCATTTTACTTTCTTCGTTGTCCCGGTCTCTGCAGTCATTTTCCTCTTCCTAGCATATTTTTTAGTCACCAAGGTGTTCTCAGTTTTGCGTGTGCTTTCTGGTTGTCCCTCAAGCTTCTCATCTGGCATTGCCCAAGCATGGAAGCTCCTATGTTCTTCTTCTactacttcttcttcttcttcagggTCCCTTTTTGCTAGATAGGGATGAACTTGATTCGACATCCAGACTTTACCACACCATTTCCCTGCCACTACCTTTTTCTGCTTGCCAGATCTCCTCCCATAGACATCAGTTCTTGTGGGCGAGCTAGCTGGAGAACTACGACCAAATGCATTGTATATAACAGAATTGTATGCCATCTGCTTACTGTAAAGATGAGAACGGCTAAGGCTGGCACTGTAGAAGAGATTGATCCCCAACTTTACAGCCCAGTCCCCATTCCCCGCAATGGCTTCCTCACTATCCAGAGCTGACTGAATTCTCTTCTCATCTTCCTCAGTGGCATCCCTGAATGTCGTTTCATTCCAGAGATAACTTATTCCCAGTTCTTCTGCCATTAATTTTGCTTCATCCTCTATCCTCGGGTAGTCTGCAAATGTTTTTATTGGTAATCAGAGGAATAATTACAGGATAAATGATAGGCATAAACGGTATTAGTTacttaatattttgaaagatCCAAgacaagtaaaaaaaaacagctgAAGAACTTCTTGGAGTAAAGAACAATGTAAACAACATGTATCATATGTTTCTCCTTCATGCAATCATTTCATAGAACTAATTCCACCAATCAAAGGGAACACTATTGACACATCATGGCTGACATATGAAGTCTGTATCGTCTTAACATATTAGTGAAATAGCACCTAGAAAAACCTTTCCATTACTGCAGAAAGGCACCAAATCCCACCTATGTTATGGTGCCTCTACGATGCACGTATCCTTATACTTCAGAGCAGACAAAATTGGCACCTAAGcagttaaaataaaaacattaagCAAAACAAGGTTTTCCTAGTCATACCACTCAACGGTATCACATGATACAAAACCATGAAAAGGTATACATATGATAATAGTATaaaatgaacccaaaaaaaatacataactcTACACATACCATCTGTATTCATTTTCAACGAATCAATGATTTTTGCTAAACAGAGCACTTTCAATGATGTAAAGAACTCAGTTGAAAAGATCatgaaagaaataagaaaagaaagtgcATACACATATCATATGAACTTCTAGGGCAACAACACACCTGGATGACAAAGGAGAAATATATGGACACCTCCAATTGAACGAAGCTGCTGTTCGACCTCTATAGCATGCTCAAGGCAGAAGACATGCATTCTGGAAGAGTCTTCATCGCATCCTGGAGGAAACGCTGTATTTGTGGTTTCTATGGGTAAAGTGACCTTTGACAATTCTGTTGTTTGAGGCCGATGAGCATCTGGGGAGCAAGAATGTGAAAGTTTCATTGGATCCATAGATGTACCCACCAAACCATTCGTCTTTGTGGAAGcagaattatttttaaaatcagcagagaaatcaaaattttgataGCTGCTATCCTTGAAATTAGCTATTTTACGTCCATCTCTCGCATAGTGATCAGGGCTTTGGAGAGGAAGTTCATTCCCACAATCAAATCCTGGTGATGGGGGACTGTGAGCCTCAGTTGTACCACCATAAGAGTCTCTTAAAGGAGAAGGACTAGCACTCTGGTAATCATATCTACTTTCAAAAGAACAGTTTGTCGTGTTTGTTTCATCACAACAAACAGGAACATCTGGTGCAAGTTGATCTTCCTCCGAGTCAGACGAATTTCCATAGTTTAAAGCTAAAAGCCCAAGAGCTGAAGTATCTCTCTGCATTTCAGTATTTGAAACGGGTTTATTACTTTGATCTCCCCTCTGAATTTGATAATCAGCAGATTGAACAGGCACATCATATAAACCAGCAGGGGCATTGTTTTCCACCAATCCTGTTTTTGGAGACATAAGTGTATAAATGTTCAAAACTTGAATTCCATTAAGGCAAACTAGAACCTTTATATACAGGAAGCCTTTCCCAGATGTGACAAAGAATGAT
This genomic interval carries:
- the LOC18776764 gene encoding lysine-specific demethylase REF6, translated to MSASGLAAEPNQEVFSWLKTLPVAPEYHPTWAEFQDPIAYIFKIEKEASKYGICKIVPPVPPSPKKTAIANLNRSLAARAGPSGAPGTKSQPTFTTRQQQIGFCPRKPRPVNRPVWQSGEYYTFQQFEAKAKSFEKTYLRKCNKKGGLSPLDIETLYWKATVDKPFSVEYANDMPGSAFVPVSARKSSTSRDAGDNVTLGETAWNMRGVSRSKGSLLRFMKEEIPGVTSPMVYIAMLFSWFAWHVEDHDLHSLNYLHMGAGKTWYGVPREAAVAFEEVVRVQGYAGEINPLVTFSTLGQKTTVMSPEVFISSGIPCCRLVQNAGEFVVTFPRAYHTGFSHGFNCGEAANIATPEWLRVAKDAAIRRASINYPPMVSHFQLLYDLALALCSRMPARICAEPRSSRLKDKRKGEGEAVVKELFVQNVIQNNDLLHVLGKGSSIVLLPQSSSDLSFCSKLRVGSHLRVNPGFANGLYDQREEMKSSGSDSDGLLIDRQHGIKQVKGGYSVKGKLASLCESNRLPSLSGNNDAHALNSKRLNMNIERESNVEGEGLSDQRLFSCVTCGILSFACVAIIQPTEAAARYLMSADRSFFSDWVVGSGLAGEVFQVANEDPITSKDDPCTGLVENNAPAGLYDVPVQSADYQIQRGDQSNKPVSNTEMQRDTSALGLLALNYGNSSDSEEDQLAPDVPVCCDETNTTNCSFESRYDYQSASPSPLRDSYGGTTEAHSPPSPGFDCGNELPLQSPDHYARDGRKIANFKDSSYQNFDFSADFKNNSASTKTNGLVGTSMDPMKLSHSCSPDAHRPQTTELSKVTLPIETTNTAFPPGCDEDSSRMHVFCLEHAIEVEQQLRSIGGVHIFLLCHPDYPRIEDEAKLMAEELGISYLWNETTFRDATEEDEKRIQSALDSEEAIAGNGDWAVKLGINLFYSASLSRSHLYSKQMAYNSVIYNAFGRSSPASSPTRTDVYGRRSGKQKKVVAGKWCGKVWMSNQVHPYLAKRDPEEEEEVVEEEHRSFHAWAMPDEKLEGQPESTRKTENTLVTKKYARKRKMTAETGTTKKVKCLEKEDAVSDYSVDDNSHQQQRRFPKSKQAEYIESGPTKKAKFVQTEFTLSDDSMQDDSHQPDGRNFRCEQANYIEGNDVSDDSVGVESHQQHRRSAKSKQAKHMERDVVSDDSVEGSSRQQHGRVLRSKTAKGETDNFHKASSHQERGSISKSKQARFIERDDAAVGETDNFLQQHKRILRSKQTQQETLQKMRRETPRQVKQGTALLVKQGTRTLRKQQTGQQMKQQTPRLRNNQSEQNFDLYADEGAEGGPSTRLRKRAPKPIKVSGTKPKEQQQTARKKAKNVSAVKSQAGQNDAKLREEEAEFSCDIDGCTMSLGSKQELALHKRNICPVKGCGKKFFSHKYLVQHRRVHTDDRPLRCPWKGCKMTFKWAWARTEHIRVHTGARPYVCAEPGCGQTFRFVSDFSRHKRKTGHSAKKSRG
- the LOC18776934 gene encoding zinc finger CCCH domain-containing protein 43 isoform X2; this encodes MEVSEAISVPPNLDANNNHHIDEHHQPSHSELVFLPSSSDPDPAPSDFDHAVLDELQKLDLKEKEEEEEGEDHLDEFQKLDLKEKEDAKEEEEEEDVEKKSSNGRETENENENENESERQSEQSDGGENQSEDGGDAEKKAEESRRRYQYPVRPEAEDCSYYLKTGSCKFGSNCKFNHPVKRKGSKDKVKEREEFGDKTGQTECKYYLRSGGCKYGKACRYSHSKGKPSVAPVVELNFLGLPIRLGERECPYYMRNGSCKYASNCRFNHPDPTAAGGSDPASAFGNGGPASLQGAPQSTVAPWSAPRSLNETPPYMPMMIPPSQGVPSQNTEWNGYQAPAYLPERSMPARQPYLMNNSMTETNIYKQYPQHQQAEEFPERPGQPFCSYFLRTGDCKFKSNCKYHHPKTQTAVSPQCALSDKGLPLRP
- the LOC18776934 gene encoding zinc finger CCCH domain-containing protein 43 isoform X1, whose translation is MEVSEAISVPPNLDANNNHHIDEHHQPSHSELVFLPSSSDPDPAPSDFDHAVLDELQKLDLKEKEEEEEGEDHLDEFQKLDLKEKEDAKEEEEEEDVEKKSSNGRETENENENENESERQSEQSDGGENQSEDGGDAEKKAEESRRRYQYPVRPEAEDCSYYLKTGSCKFGSNCKFNHPVKRKGSKDKVKEREEFGDKTGQTECKYYLRSGGCKYGKACRYSHSKGKPSVAPVVELNFLGLPIRLGERECPYYMRNGSCKYASNCRFNHPDPTAAGGSDPASAFGNGGPASLQGAPQSTVAPWSAPRSLNETPPYMPMMIPPSQGVPSQNTEWNGYQAPAYLPERSMPARQPYLMNNSMTETNIYKQYPQHQQAEEFPERPGQPFCSYFLRTGDCKFKSNCKYHHPKTQTAVSPQCALSDKGLPLRPDQNICTHYSRYGICKFGPVCKFDHPLNITSSTTSGPDHQLPFSDSATTNGAGTAGSRSGTDAISHPQPV